One window of the Flavobacteriaceae bacterium YJPT1-3 genome contains the following:
- a CDS encoding MBL fold metallo-hydrolase: MTLYPIEAGNFKLDGGAMFGVVPKTLWSRTNPADENNQIDIAARCLLIEEGDQLILIDTGMGNKQSDKFFGYYSPWGPYDLKDSLEKHGFHPDDITDVFLTHLHFDHVGGAVQWNADRTGYECAFAKANYWSNKDHWEWATQPNAREKASFLKENILPIEASGQLKFVDLPDGDYATESPLGFGIFFANGHTDKQMIPVLEYQNKKIAFMADLLPTAGHIPLPYVMGYDTRPLLTLDEKQKFLNRAAQENFYLWLEHDAHNPIITLKETEKGPRLDQRIPLEEFLP; encoded by the coding sequence ATGACCCTATATCCCATTGAAGCAGGAAATTTTAAGTTAGACGGCGGCGCCATGTTTGGCGTGGTGCCCAAGACCTTATGGTCACGCACCAACCCGGCTGATGAAAATAATCAGATCGATATCGCTGCTCGTTGCTTGTTGATCGAAGAGGGTGACCAGCTCATTCTGATCGATACCGGCATGGGAAACAAGCAATCGGACAAATTTTTTGGCTACTACTCCCCCTGGGGACCCTACGATCTTAAAGACTCCCTTGAGAAACACGGTTTTCATCCGGACGATATTACCGATGTGTTCCTGACCCATTTGCATTTTGACCATGTGGGTGGGGCGGTCCAATGGAATGCAGATCGTACCGGCTATGAGTGCGCTTTCGCGAAAGCGAACTACTGGAGCAACAAAGATCACTGGGAATGGGCTACGCAACCCAATGCGCGGGAGAAGGCTTCCTTCCTGAAAGAAAATATCCTGCCCATCGAGGCCAGCGGCCAATTGAAATTTGTTGACCTGCCCGATGGTGATTACGCAACGGAAAGTCCGTTAGGATTCGGCATCTTTTTTGCGAATGGGCATACCGACAAACAGATGATCCCCGTTCTGGAGTATCAGAATAAGAAAATAGCCTTTATGGCCGACCTGTTGCCCACAGCGGGTCATATTCCACTGCCCTACGTAATGGGATACGACACCCGGCCTCTGCTTACTCTGGATGAGAAACAAAAATTTTTAAATCGAGCGGCGCAAGAAAATTTTTATCTCTGGTTAGAGCACGATGCCCACAACCCGATCATTACATTAAAAGAAACTGAGAAAGGTCCGCGACTGGACCAAAGAATACCCTTAGAAGAATTTTTACCTTAA
- a CDS encoding sodium:proton antiporter gives MVELAGIIILGILAQWVAWKFKIPAILPLILIGLLVGPLSTLFTEDGAKLLEPRYDGEVGIFPGDRLFNFVSLAIGVILFEGGLTLRRSEVLTIGPVILKLITLAVVVTFFGAGLAAHYLFGLSWSISFLFSALIIVTGPTVITPILRNIPLKKDVSAILKWEGILIDPIGALVAVLVFEFISAGRGGEFTRTALEEFGKIVLFGFTFGFTFAHALAFAIKKNVIPHYLLNVFTLATVLAVFVLADIFAHESGLLAVVVMGMVLGNINLPNLKELLYFKESLSVLLISILFILLAANINMEDLYLIYVWEAAGLFAIVVFVVRPIGVFLSSMGSGLKINEKLFISWVGPRGIVAAGIASLFGIKLAQEGVPGAEYITPLVFMIVLGTVLLNATTARFFAKLVGVFLTQSEGILIIGASKVNRLIASYLKKNGRHVVLVDNNRNNIEKARQLGIDAIEGSVYSDDLTDNIELSDVGYLMAMTGNSDINNYAINRFKAQFGEHGSYRLITPEEMNNPEKNPEEGLFSHTDDFIKLAEVARSYPGLQEIDVNSREEFNGLIEITKTDPDVIPLFFKTKDGTLEILSSFSQDIEQEVFEGCKLVYLGKPIDVETNMVDEDEEELEELETDNNHEE, from the coding sequence ATGGTAGAATTAGCCGGTATAATCATCCTGGGAATTTTAGCGCAATGGGTCGCCTGGAAATTTAAAATTCCGGCCATTCTTCCCCTCATACTGATAGGCCTACTCGTTGGACCGTTAAGCACGCTTTTCACGGAAGATGGAGCCAAATTATTGGAACCGCGTTACGATGGAGAAGTCGGGATTTTCCCGGGAGATCGATTGTTCAATTTTGTTTCTCTGGCCATTGGAGTCATCCTTTTTGAAGGTGGACTTACCCTGCGTCGTAGCGAGGTCTTGACCATTGGTCCGGTCATTCTAAAGTTGATCACCCTGGCTGTTGTGGTGACCTTTTTTGGCGCCGGCTTGGCGGCTCATTATTTGTTTGGATTGAGTTGGAGTATTTCCTTTCTTTTTTCTGCTTTGATCATCGTAACCGGACCCACTGTGATCACGCCTATCCTAAGGAACATTCCTTTAAAGAAAGACGTCTCAGCCATCCTAAAATGGGAGGGCATACTGATCGATCCCATCGGTGCTTTGGTGGCGGTCTTGGTTTTTGAGTTTATCAGTGCAGGCCGTGGAGGTGAATTCACTCGAACCGCACTGGAAGAATTCGGGAAGATCGTCTTGTTCGGATTTACCTTTGGTTTCACCTTCGCTCACGCTCTGGCATTTGCGATCAAGAAAAATGTAATCCCCCACTACCTGCTCAACGTGTTTACGCTGGCAACGGTGCTAGCCGTATTTGTTCTGGCGGATATTTTCGCTCACGAGAGCGGACTTTTGGCCGTAGTGGTGATGGGAATGGTGTTGGGGAATATCAATCTACCCAATCTAAAAGAATTACTCTATTTCAAAGAGTCGCTCAGCGTGCTTTTGATATCCATCTTATTCATTTTGTTGGCCGCCAACATCAATATGGAAGACCTGTATCTCATCTATGTCTGGGAAGCGGCTGGGTTATTTGCCATTGTGGTTTTTGTGGTGCGGCCCATAGGCGTTTTTTTAAGCTCCATGGGATCAGGACTTAAAATCAATGAAAAACTATTCATCAGTTGGGTTGGACCACGTGGTATCGTGGCCGCGGGTATCGCCTCGCTTTTTGGAATTAAATTAGCACAAGAAGGCGTGCCGGGGGCCGAGTACATAACGCCCTTAGTATTTATGATCGTGCTGGGTACGGTCTTGTTGAACGCCACAACGGCTCGTTTCTTCGCCAAGCTTGTGGGCGTATTCTTAACCCAAAGCGAGGGAATTCTGATCATAGGCGCTTCCAAAGTGAATCGTTTGATCGCCTCCTACCTCAAAAAGAACGGCCGCCATGTGGTCCTGGTAGACAACAACCGCAACAACATTGAAAAAGCGAGACAACTGGGGATCGATGCCATCGAAGGCAGCGTCTATTCAGACGATCTCACCGATAATATTGAATTGAGTGACGTGGGTTACCTGATGGCCATGACCGGCAACAGTGACATTAATAATTATGCGATCAATCGTTTTAAAGCGCAGTTTGGAGAACATGGTTCCTATCGCCTGATCACTCCGGAAGAAATGAATAATCCGGAGAAAAACCCGGAAGAGGGCTTATTCTCTCACACCGATGATTTCATCAAACTTGCTGAAGTTGCCCGAAGCTACCCCGGCTTACAAGAAATAGACGTGAATTCACGGGAAGAATTCAACGGATTGATCGAGATCACCAAAACAGATCCGGATGTGATACCGCTCTTTTTCAAAACCAAAGACGGCACCCTAGAGATCCTGTCCTCGTTCAGTCAGGATATTGAGCAAGAGGTCTTTGAAGGCTGCAAATTGGTCTATCTGGGCAAACCCATCGATGTAGAGACCAACATGGTGGACGAAGACGAAGAGGAACTGGAAGAGCTGGAGACTGACAATAATCACGAAGAGTAG
- the lepA gene encoding translation elongation factor 4: MKNIRNFCIIAHIDHGKSTLADRLLEFTGSITDREKQDQLLDNMDLERERGITIKSHAIQMNYNHQGTDYVLNLIDTPGHVDFSYEVSRSIAACEGALLVVDAAQSIQAQTISNLYLALENDLEIIPVLNKVDLPSANPEEVTDDIVDLLGCDPEEVIPASAKTGLGIEEILTAIIERVPAPQGEEDAPLQALIFDSVYNPFRGVETYFRVIDGTITKGQKIKFMATGKSYFADEVGTLNLKQSPKKEIKTGDVGYLITGIKDAREVKVGDTLTDSQDPTKKAIEGFEDVKPMVFAGIYPVDTEDYEELRTSMEKLQLNDASLVFVPESSAALGFGFRCGFLGMLHLEIIQERLEREFDMTVITTVPNVSYHAYTNKEPDEIVLVNNPSDLPEPSVLNRVEEPYIKASIITKSDFVGNVMSLCIEKRGEITNQTYLTTERVELTFDMPLAEIVFDFYDRLKTVSRGYASFDYSPIGMRESKLVKVDVLLNGNTVDALSALLHVDNAYDVGKKMCEKLKELIPRQQFDIPIQAAIGAKIIARETVKALRKDVTAKCYGGDISRKRKLLEKQKKGKKRMRQVGNVEIPQEAFMAVLKLND, from the coding sequence ATGAAGAACATTCGAAATTTTTGCATTATTGCTCATATCGATCACGGTAAAAGTACCCTGGCAGACCGCCTACTGGAGTTCACCGGTTCGATCACCGATCGCGAAAAGCAGGATCAACTATTAGATAATATGGATCTGGAACGGGAACGCGGCATCACGATCAAATCGCACGCCATCCAGATGAACTATAATCACCAGGGTACTGATTATGTGCTCAACCTCATCGATACGCCCGGACACGTTGATTTCTCTTACGAAGTGTCTCGCTCCATCGCCGCCTGCGAAGGCGCCTTACTCGTGGTGGATGCAGCACAAAGCATTCAGGCTCAAACCATCTCCAACCTCTATCTGGCCTTAGAAAATGATCTGGAAATCATACCGGTATTAAATAAAGTCGATCTTCCCAGCGCCAATCCGGAGGAAGTGACTGATGATATTGTCGATCTTTTAGGATGTGACCCGGAGGAAGTGATTCCCGCTTCCGCGAAAACCGGACTGGGCATTGAAGAGATCCTTACGGCTATTATCGAGCGAGTTCCTGCCCCTCAGGGTGAGGAGGATGCTCCATTACAAGCCTTGATCTTCGACTCGGTGTATAATCCCTTCCGAGGCGTTGAAACTTATTTCCGTGTGATTGACGGAACCATTACAAAAGGACAGAAGATCAAATTCATGGCTACCGGTAAATCTTATTTTGCCGACGAAGTAGGTACCCTGAATCTTAAACAAAGTCCGAAGAAAGAAATAAAGACCGGAGATGTGGGCTACCTCATCACCGGTATCAAAGATGCCCGTGAAGTAAAAGTGGGCGACACCCTTACGGATAGTCAGGACCCGACCAAAAAGGCCATTGAAGGTTTTGAAGATGTCAAGCCCATGGTATTCGCCGGTATTTATCCGGTCGATACGGAAGACTACGAAGAATTGCGGACTTCCATGGAAAAGCTTCAGTTGAATGATGCCTCCCTGGTGTTCGTGCCGGAAAGTTCTGCAGCTTTAGGCTTTGGTTTCCGTTGTGGGTTCCTGGGCATGTTGCATCTGGAGATCATACAGGAGCGTCTGGAACGGGAATTCGACATGACGGTCATCACCACGGTTCCTAACGTGTCTTACCACGCCTATACCAACAAAGAGCCGGACGAGATCGTCCTGGTCAACAACCCATCCGATCTTCCGGAACCCTCTGTATTAAACCGCGTGGAAGAGCCCTACATCAAGGCCTCCATCATTACCAAATCGGATTTTGTGGGGAATGTCATGTCCTTGTGCATCGAGAAACGGGGAGAAATAACCAATCAGACCTACCTGACTACGGAGCGGGTAGAGCTGACCTTTGATATGCCGCTGGCAGAAATCGTTTTTGACTTTTACGACCGATTGAAGACTGTATCTCGGGGTTATGCTTCTTTCGACTATTCCCCCATCGGGATGCGCGAGTCTAAATTGGTTAAAGTGGATGTGCTACTCAACGGGAATACCGTAGATGCGCTATCCGCCTTATTGCACGTAGACAATGCCTACGATGTGGGTAAGAAAATGTGTGAGAAGCTGAAAGAACTGATCCCACGACAGCAGTTTGACATTCCTATTCAAGCCGCTATCGGCGCTAAGATCATCGCCAGAGAGACCGTTAAGGCACTTCGTAAGGATGTAACCGCTAAGTGTTATGGAGGGGATATTTCGCGAAAGCGTAAACTCCTGGAAAAGCAGAAAAAAGGAAAAAAACGGATGCGCCAGGTAGGGAATGTAGAAATTCCGCAAGAGGCATTCATGGCCGTGCTCAAATTAAACGATTAG
- a CDS encoding TonB-dependent receptor: MQPSLSHFLLLLLFPCALWAQEITLSGSVQSTDGEPIAYANVLLLRAQDSVLVQGNFSEENGRFRMDKLDAGSYLIQASYVGYLLGYSDVFTLADQDYSIPPVLLKEDRALLEEVLITSRKPTVERKADRLVFNVENSIVSSGSSWEILKRTPGVIVNQGQLQVRGQGVTIYINDRRVQLSQQELTTLLENYSGSNVQSIEVITNPPARYEAEGGPILNIITSRNLAIGYKGNLEAKSTYAVFPKYQLGTSHYFKTNTLNLYASYSFNSGKFNKEDNSNINFIRSNRVFSRWETDFRRITQTDAHNANLILDYAWNDRNTLSLTSTATFVPGETYDNTSFTEIRSAANVLDSTFRTRSDLNNDTRNLAADLQYVHKFKKEGAQLSLGGHYTDYTFDRLQNARTRYRNADGALLQQIQFSTDARQAIEIYTGQLDLVLPFGSTTIEAGAKASFIDSRSKIDFFDVENPNSALEAANSDDFLYDEEVYAGYVSFAGDWDKWSVKTGVRAEQTESVGNSLVLNEVNALDYLEWFPTAYVQYQAHENHSFAIDYGRRIDRPRYQDLNPFAYFLNENNFDIGNPGLQPAFSHNFNFNYTLNGSYFFDLYYRDNGRYISRLPFQDNNNLTLRTVKQNVLESTSYGLDFSHGRYVTSGWYSYVYASLFHEDETFIAVESGGAPFTNEIDAVFAQWYNALSFKSLPNFSAEFTLTYISQFLSGSYVHESTTNVTVGLRQTLWNERAVLTLASEDLLGQANGRLTSNYLNQDNSFIAIPETQFIRFGFQYNFGNFRLSDNQRAIERQERERLQSQ; the protein is encoded by the coding sequence ATGCAACCAAGCCTGTCCCATTTCCTACTCCTGCTGTTGTTTCCTTGTGCCTTATGGGCTCAAGAGATCACCTTGTCCGGTTCCGTGCAAAGCACTGACGGCGAGCCCATCGCCTATGCCAATGTCCTCTTGTTACGTGCACAAGACTCAGTATTGGTGCAAGGGAATTTTAGTGAAGAGAACGGGCGTTTTCGAATGGATAAGCTCGATGCCGGATCCTATCTGATACAGGCCAGTTACGTGGGCTATCTTCTCGGGTATAGTGATGTGTTTACCCTTGCTGACCAGGACTATTCAATTCCTCCAGTGCTGTTAAAAGAGGACCGCGCGCTTTTGGAAGAGGTTTTAATCACATCACGAAAACCCACCGTAGAGCGGAAAGCAGACCGTTTGGTCTTCAATGTGGAGAACAGCATTGTTTCTTCAGGGAGCAGCTGGGAGATTCTTAAAAGAACGCCCGGAGTTATAGTCAACCAAGGGCAATTGCAGGTGCGCGGTCAAGGGGTGACCATTTACATTAATGATAGACGGGTACAGCTTTCCCAACAGGAGTTGACCACTTTACTCGAGAATTATTCCGGTAGCAACGTCCAATCTATAGAAGTTATCACCAATCCGCCGGCCCGCTATGAAGCAGAGGGAGGACCGATCCTAAATATCATCACCAGCCGTAATCTGGCCATCGGCTATAAGGGAAATTTGGAGGCCAAATCGACCTATGCGGTATTTCCTAAATATCAGTTGGGAACGTCCCATTATTTCAAAACGAATACCCTGAATCTCTACGCCAGTTATAGTTTCAATTCCGGCAAGTTCAACAAGGAGGACAACAGCAACATCAACTTTATACGTAGTAACCGTGTTTTTTCTCGCTGGGAAACAGATTTTCGACGTATTACCCAGACCGATGCTCATAATGCCAATTTGATCCTGGACTATGCCTGGAATGATCGCAACACCCTCAGCCTGACCAGTACAGCCACCTTCGTACCCGGAGAGACCTATGATAATACCAGCTTTACTGAAATAAGAAGCGCAGCCAATGTGCTCGATTCAACCTTTAGAACACGTAGCGATCTAAATAATGACACCCGTAATTTGGCTGCAGATCTGCAATACGTGCACAAATTCAAAAAAGAGGGAGCGCAATTAAGTCTAGGGGGGCACTATACCGATTATACCTTTGACCGACTTCAGAACGCCAGAACTCGCTATCGAAATGCGGATGGAGCTTTGCTGCAGCAAATACAGTTCAGTACCGATGCCCGTCAAGCTATCGAAATCTATACCGGTCAGTTGGACCTCGTTCTGCCTTTCGGAAGTACAACCATAGAGGCAGGGGCTAAGGCTTCATTCATTGATTCACGCAGCAAGATTGATTTCTTTGATGTAGAAAATCCAAATTCGGCGCTGGAAGCGGCTAATTCTGATGACTTCTTATACGATGAAGAGGTCTATGCCGGCTATGTGAGCTTTGCCGGCGATTGGGACAAATGGTCTGTAAAGACCGGAGTACGGGCAGAGCAGACAGAATCGGTTGGGAACTCTCTGGTACTAAATGAGGTCAACGCCTTAGATTATTTGGAGTGGTTTCCTACGGCTTATGTGCAGTATCAGGCTCATGAAAATCACAGTTTTGCCATCGACTACGGTCGTCGTATTGACCGGCCACGCTACCAAGACCTAAATCCTTTTGCCTATTTTTTGAATGAGAATAATTTTGATATTGGAAACCCTGGCCTACAACCCGCATTCAGCCACAATTTCAATTTCAACTATACGCTGAATGGCAGTTACTTTTTTGATCTGTACTATCGGGACAATGGCCGCTACATATCCCGTCTGCCTTTTCAGGACAACAACAACTTGACGCTTCGAACGGTCAAACAAAACGTTTTGGAAAGCACCTCCTACGGCCTTGATTTTTCCCACGGAAGGTATGTTACCAGTGGCTGGTACTCGTATGTGTATGCGTCTCTGTTTCATGAAGATGAGACCTTTATAGCAGTAGAAAGCGGTGGCGCGCCCTTTACTAATGAAATCGACGCTGTTTTCGCCCAGTGGTACAATGCACTAAGTTTTAAGAGCCTCCCCAATTTTTCAGCGGAATTTACGCTGACTTACATCAGTCAATTCTTAAGCGGTTCCTATGTTCATGAATCAACCACCAATGTCACGGTTGGTTTACGTCAGACACTTTGGAACGAACGTGCCGTCCTGACGCTGGCGAGTGAAGATCTCTTGGGCCAGGCCAACGGTCGATTGACCTCAAACTACCTCAATCAGGATAATTCGTTTATCGCTATTCCTGAGACTCAATTTATCCGTTTTGGCTTTCAGTATAACTTCGGGAACTTCCGTTTGAGCGACAACCAGAGAGCCATTGAACGGCAGGAGCGGGAGCGGCTTCAATCGCAGTAG
- the dusB gene encoding tRNA dihydrouridine synthase DusB — MAKIGDIDVGEFPLLLAPMEDVSDPPFRALCKEQGADVVYTEFISSEGLIRDAAKSVMKLDIYEKERPVGIQIFGANLDSMLKSVEIVEASGPDIIDINFGCPVKKVVSKGAGAGILKDIDLMVKLTEAMVKHTHLPVTVKTRLGWDHDSIKIVEVAERLQDVGCKAIAIHGRTRAQMYKGDADWGPIAEVKNNPRMHIPVFGNGDVNSPERAVEMRDQYGLDGAMIGRASIGYPWFFNEVKHYFKTGEHASPPTLEERVKVAKRHLEMSIAWKGEKLGIYETRRHYTNYFKGIPHFKEYRTKMVTSEDIEALYSTFDEVLEQFAGFEFA, encoded by the coding sequence ATGGCAAAAATTGGAGATATTGATGTCGGGGAATTCCCTCTGCTATTAGCCCCCATGGAAGACGTGAGCGATCCGCCTTTCCGCGCCTTGTGTAAAGAACAGGGAGCCGATGTGGTGTACACCGAATTCATCTCTTCAGAAGGCTTGATTCGCGACGCCGCTAAAAGCGTCATGAAGCTGGACATTTATGAAAAAGAGCGCCCCGTAGGGATTCAAATCTTTGGCGCCAATCTCGACTCTATGCTGAAAAGTGTAGAAATCGTTGAGGCCTCCGGCCCGGATATTATTGATATTAACTTTGGTTGTCCGGTGAAGAAGGTGGTGAGTAAGGGTGCCGGTGCCGGGATTTTAAAAGACATCGACCTTATGGTCAAATTGACCGAAGCCATGGTCAAGCATACCCACTTGCCGGTCACGGTCAAGACCCGTTTAGGCTGGGATCACGACTCCATCAAAATTGTAGAAGTGGCTGAACGGCTTCAGGATGTCGGCTGTAAAGCCATTGCGATTCATGGGCGTACCCGGGCCCAAATGTACAAGGGAGACGCCGACTGGGGCCCCATTGCTGAGGTCAAGAACAACCCTAGAATGCATATTCCGGTTTTTGGGAATGGGGACGTTAATAGTCCGGAGCGGGCTGTGGAAATGCGCGATCAATACGGTTTGGACGGAGCGATGATTGGCCGTGCCAGCATTGGCTACCCCTGGTTTTTCAATGAGGTGAAGCATTACTTCAAGACCGGAGAACACGCCAGTCCGCCTACGCTTGAAGAGCGGGTGAAGGTAGCCAAAAGGCACCTGGAGATGTCCATTGCCTGGAAAGGCGAGAAGCTCGGTATTTACGAAACCCGACGTCACTACACCAATTACTTCAAAGGCATTCCTCACTTTAAGGAATACCGAACTAAAATGGTGACCAGCGAAGATATAGAGGCCCTTTACAGCACTTTTGACGAAGTATTGGAGCAGTTTGCGGGCTTTGAGTTTGCCTGA
- a CDS encoding ABC transporter permease → MKFPLYMAQRYLVSKTSNNAINLITLISAISIVVGAAALFVVLSGFSGLREFSLSFSSIFDPDLKVLPAQGKYLENAFAKAKQIEQHPEVVAFSEVVEERAFLEFRGKNHIAYIKGVDQRYTDVNPIDSTIFYGTYLRPDSPTVVIGSEISRLLTLSPNVYTNLLQIMVPKPGTGQITDPSQAFSSSGAVVSGIYQVNEELDGKYVVSSLEFAQELLSLERGQISAIEIKLRPETEAETVQEELAALLGPEVNIKSRVQLNDALYKMLNAENLAVYFIFTLVLIIALFNLVGSVIMIILDKQKNIKTLYSLGATLKDIRRIFFIQGSLMTIIGGFVGLFIGFLIVLAQRQLGLVMITSTLPYPVRLEAINFITVFITISLLGLLAARLASTRVTKSMIA, encoded by the coding sequence TTGAAATTTCCGCTCTATATGGCTCAACGCTATCTCGTTTCTAAAACGAGTAACAACGCCATTAATCTAATTACACTGATCTCTGCCATCAGTATCGTTGTAGGGGCGGCCGCACTCTTTGTCGTGCTCTCCGGCTTTTCGGGTCTGCGGGAATTCAGCTTGTCATTCTCCTCCATTTTTGACCCCGATCTGAAAGTCCTTCCTGCCCAGGGAAAGTATCTGGAGAACGCTTTCGCGAAAGCGAAACAAATTGAACAACATCCAGAAGTCGTTGCATTTTCTGAAGTGGTAGAAGAACGGGCCTTCCTGGAGTTTCGAGGAAAAAATCACATCGCCTACATCAAAGGGGTCGATCAACGGTACACTGACGTTAATCCCATCGACAGCACCATTTTTTACGGAACTTATCTGCGTCCGGACAGTCCTACGGTGGTCATTGGTTCTGAGATTTCCCGCCTGCTTACGCTCAGTCCCAATGTCTATACGAATTTGCTACAGATCATGGTCCCTAAACCGGGAACAGGCCAGATCACTGATCCGTCTCAGGCCTTCAGCAGTAGTGGTGCAGTAGTATCAGGAATTTATCAGGTCAATGAAGAATTGGACGGTAAGTACGTAGTCTCCTCGCTGGAGTTTGCTCAGGAATTATTATCGTTGGAGCGGGGTCAGATCAGTGCCATAGAGATCAAGCTGAGGCCTGAAACTGAAGCTGAAACGGTACAAGAAGAGCTGGCCGCACTATTAGGTCCTGAGGTGAACATCAAGAGTCGAGTGCAGCTGAATGACGCGCTGTATAAGATGTTGAATGCGGAGAATTTAGCGGTCTACTTCATTTTTACGCTGGTGCTGATCATTGCCTTATTCAACCTTGTGGGCAGTGTCATCATGATCATTTTAGATAAGCAAAAGAACATCAAAACGCTTTATAGCCTGGGGGCAACATTAAAAGATATTCGGCGTATTTTCTTTATTCAGGGAAGCCTAATGACGATTATAGGAGGCTTTGTCGGACTCTTCATCGGTTTTTTGATTGTACTCGCACAACGCCAATTGGGTTTGGTCATGATCACCTCAACCTTGCCTTATCCGGTCAGGTTGGAGGCTATAAACTTCATTACTGTCTTTATCACTATTAGTTTATTGGGATTATTGGCCGCTCGCTTAGCGTCGACTCGTGTGACCAAAAGTATGATCGCCTAA
- the rbfA gene encoding 30S ribosome-binding factor RbfA: METNRQKKVAGVIQRDLADVLLKALKEGGVTGIIISVTKVTVTTDLSQGQAYLSVFPNDKAQPVLQEIQKVSASIKHEIAQRTKNQLRRMPELHYHVDDSLEYIDKIERSLKEGQNPLENPDLLDRRKKS, encoded by the coding sequence ATGGAAACAAACAGACAGAAAAAAGTAGCCGGAGTCATACAAAGGGATCTGGCTGATGTGCTTCTGAAAGCATTGAAAGAAGGAGGAGTAACCGGAATTATCATCTCCGTCACCAAGGTGACCGTCACTACCGATCTCTCTCAGGGGCAAGCGTATTTGAGCGTTTTTCCTAATGATAAGGCTCAGCCTGTGCTTCAGGAAATCCAAAAAGTCAGTGCTTCCATCAAACACGAAATTGCGCAGCGTACGAAAAATCAATTGCGACGCATGCCCGAGCTGCATTATCACGTAGATGACTCTTTAGAGTACATCGATAAGATCGAGCGTTCTTTAAAGGAAGGCCAAAACCCTCTCGAAAACCCGGATCTTTTGGATCGCCGTAAAAAATCTTAA